Proteins from a single region of Juglans microcarpa x Juglans regia isolate MS1-56 chromosome 5S, Jm3101_v1.0, whole genome shotgun sequence:
- the LOC121268054 gene encoding rhomboid-like protein 20: MNGGPSGFNNAPVTRAFIIASALFTVFFGIQGRSSKLGLSYLDIFGNLRHWKLIVSVFAFSSTPELMFGLYLLYYFRVFERQIGSNKYSVFILFSVIDSLLFEILALALLKDPAVNLVTSGPYGLIFASFVPFFFDIPVSTWFRVVGVRFSDKSFIYLAGLQLLLSSWKRSILPGLCGILAGSLYRLNVFYIRKAKFPEFVTSLLTRISWPTMGRSPSAAPRNIVGNMPSYAGRQVERNYPSSMPSATEPPEDSISTLVSMGFDRSSARQALVQARNDVNVATNILLEAQSH; encoded by the exons ATGAACGGTGGTCCATCGGGCTTCA ATAATGCTCCTGTTACCAGAGCCTTCATTATTGCCTCTGCCCTCTTCACCGTGTTCTTTGGGATTCAAGGCCGTTCTAGTAAACTCGGATTGTCATATctg GATATTTTTGGGAATCTCCGACATTGGAAGCTAATTGTGTCAGTTTTTGCCTTTTCTTCTACACCAGAATTGATGTTTGGGCTCTACTTGTTATACTACTTCAGGGTCTTTGAGAGACAGATAGGTTCCAATAAGTACTCA GTTTTTATCTTGTTCTCTGTAATAGATTCATTGCTTTTTGAGATCCTTGCTCTAGCACTCCTTAAAG ATCCTGCAGTGAACCTGGTCACATCGGGACCTTATGGTCTTATTTTTGCTTCATTTGTACCATTTTTCTTCGATATTCCAGTTTCAACATGGTTTCGTGTAGTTGGTGTGCGCTTCtctgataagtctttcatttatctAGCTGGTCTTCAG CTTCTTTTATCATCCTGGAAAAGATCTATTTTACCAGGGTTATGTGGCATCCTAGCTGGTTCCTTGTACCGTTTGAATGTCTTTTATATCCGCAAGGCAAAG TTCCCAGAGTTTGTTACTTCATTATTGACGCGGATTTCTTGGCCAACCATGGGGAGATCACCTTCAGCGGCACCTAGGAATATTGTAGGAAACATGCCATCCTATGCAGGTCGCCAAGTGGAG AGAAACTACCCTTCCTCCATGCCGTCTGCCACAGAACCACCAGAGGACTCTATTTCAACACTTGTATCCATGGGCTTTGACAGGAGCTCAGCCCGACAGGCACTTGTGCAGGCTAGAAATGACGTCAATGTGGCTACAAACATTCTTCTTGAAGCGCAGTCTCACTGA
- the LOC121266740 gene encoding dual specificity protein phosphatase 12-like isoform X1, translating to MPYRVRENLFIGNITDAAEILQKGSTEITHILSVLRTVSISFFSEWRSALVIPTKEIKKVHVGGFDDSSGGSLSEDASGGDGILKSSLSPGKLLYSMEYAGKDLKLVRMAVPVRDMESEDLLDHLDVCFDFIDQSRQEGSVLVHCFAGVSRSAAIIMAYIMRTEHLSQEAALVSLRQSCEFVCPNDGFLDQLKMYEEMGFKVDHTSPIYKRFCLKVLGESYHRGEKIDTSKFGADPGLSTEVSSEGKVPSDVGNNCTSSYRCKKCRRVVALQENVVDHIPGEGETSFEWHKRKSGNPFIKSDESECSSIFVEPLRWMTAVEEGALEGKLSCAHCGARLGYFNWSGIQCSCGSWITPAFQLHKSRVDISTV from the exons ATGCCGTACCGTGTGCGCGAGAATCTATTCATCGGCAACATCACAGACGCGGCGGAGATTCTCCAAAAGGGTAGCACTGAGATCACACACATACTATCCGTACTCAGGACGGTGTCGATATCGTTTTTCTCTGAATGGCGTAGCGCTCTTGTTATCCCCACTAAGGAAATCAAGAAGGTTCATGTTGGTGGCTTCGATGACAGCAGTGGAGGTTCGCTTTCAGAGGACGCTTCCGGTGGCGATGGGATTTTGAAGAGTTCCTTGTCGCCTGGAAAGCTTCTGTACTCGATGGAATATGCAGGCAAGGATTTGAAGTTGGTGAGGATGGCTGTGCCGGTGAGAGATATGGAGAGTGAGGATTTGTTGGATCATTTagatgtttgttttgatttcattGATCAGAGTCGACAAGAGGGGTCCGTTTTGGTGCATTGCTTTGCGGGCGTATCGAGaag TGCAGCTATCATTATGGCGTATATCATGAGAACGGAGCATCTATCTCAAGAAG CTGCACTTGTTTCCTTACGGCAAAGCTGTGAGTTCGTTTGCCCCAATGATGGTTTTCTAGATCAG TTAAAAATGTATGAGGAGATGGGCTTCAAGGTTGATCACACAAGCCCCATATACAAGCGCTTTTGTTTGAAAGTATTGG GTGAATCTTACCACCGTGGGGAGAAGATAGACACTTCTAAATTTGGGGCAGATCCTGGCTTGTCTACCGAAGTTTCTTCAGAAGGGAAAGTACCTTCAGATGTAGGAAATAATTGTACTTCTTCATACCGCTGCAAGAAATGCCGAAGAGTTGTTGCCTTGCAGGAGAATGTTGTAGATCACATTCCAGGTGAAGGCGAGACATCCTTCGAGTGGCACAAGCGCAAAAGTGGAAACCCATTTATCAAATCTGATGAGTCTGAATGTTCATCCATTTTTGTTGAGCCTCTGCGATGGATGACAGCAG TTGAAGAAGGTGCACTGGAGGGCAAGTTGTCTTGTGCTCATTGTGGAGCCCGGTTGGGTTACTTCAACTGGTCGGGCATCCAATGCAGTTGTGGGAGCTGGATCACTCCAGCCTTTCAGCTCCATAAAAGCCGTGTGGACATCAGCACTGTCTAA
- the LOC121266740 gene encoding dual specificity protein phosphatase 12-like isoform X2 — protein MPYRVRENLFIGNITDAAEILQKGSTEITHILSVLRTVSISFFSEWRSALVIPTKEIKKVHVGGFDDSSGGSLSEDASGGDGILKSSLSPGKLLYSMEYAGKDLKLVRMAVPVRDMESEDLLDHLDVCFDFIDQSRQEGSVLVHCFAGVSRSAAIIMAYIMRTEHLSQEAALVSLRQSCEFVCPNDGFLDQLKMYEEMGFKVDHTSPIYKRFCLKVLGESYHRGEKIDTSKFGADPGLSTEVSSEGKVPSDVGNNCTSSYRCKKCRRVVALQENVVDHIPGEGETSFEWHKRKSGNPFIKSDESECSSIFVEPLRWMTAAMR, from the exons ATGCCGTACCGTGTGCGCGAGAATCTATTCATCGGCAACATCACAGACGCGGCGGAGATTCTCCAAAAGGGTAGCACTGAGATCACACACATACTATCCGTACTCAGGACGGTGTCGATATCGTTTTTCTCTGAATGGCGTAGCGCTCTTGTTATCCCCACTAAGGAAATCAAGAAGGTTCATGTTGGTGGCTTCGATGACAGCAGTGGAGGTTCGCTTTCAGAGGACGCTTCCGGTGGCGATGGGATTTTGAAGAGTTCCTTGTCGCCTGGAAAGCTTCTGTACTCGATGGAATATGCAGGCAAGGATTTGAAGTTGGTGAGGATGGCTGTGCCGGTGAGAGATATGGAGAGTGAGGATTTGTTGGATCATTTagatgtttgttttgatttcattGATCAGAGTCGACAAGAGGGGTCCGTTTTGGTGCATTGCTTTGCGGGCGTATCGAGaag TGCAGCTATCATTATGGCGTATATCATGAGAACGGAGCATCTATCTCAAGAAG CTGCACTTGTTTCCTTACGGCAAAGCTGTGAGTTCGTTTGCCCCAATGATGGTTTTCTAGATCAG TTAAAAATGTATGAGGAGATGGGCTTCAAGGTTGATCACACAAGCCCCATATACAAGCGCTTTTGTTTGAAAGTATTGG GTGAATCTTACCACCGTGGGGAGAAGATAGACACTTCTAAATTTGGGGCAGATCCTGGCTTGTCTACCGAAGTTTCTTCAGAAGGGAAAGTACCTTCAGATGTAGGAAATAATTGTACTTCTTCATACCGCTGCAAGAAATGCCGAAGAGTTGTTGCCTTGCAGGAGAATGTTGTAGATCACATTCCAGGTGAAGGCGAGACATCCTTCGAGTGGCACAAGCGCAAAAGTGGAAACCCATTTATCAAATCTGATGAGTCTGAATGTTCATCCATTTTTGTTGAGCCTCTGCGATGGATGACAGCAG CTATGAGATAA
- the LOC121266739 gene encoding uncharacterized protein LOC121266739, giving the protein MAFHRTPKTKPKLRSAILLLVLAIALLFLLPSLISTNGLSLPSFRALEIVLKPNNWTPRKRILTGHEKYLYWGDRIDCPGKHCDSCEGLGHQESSLRCALEEAMFLQRTFVMPSRMCINPIHNKKGILHHSDNASSEERWAASSCAMDSLYDIDLISDTVPVILDNSELWHQVLSTSMKLGARGIAHVEGVSHADLKENSHYSNLLLINRTASPLSWFMECKDRNNQSAIMLPHSFLPSMVAEKLRDAADKIKALLGDYDAIHVRRGDKIKTRKDRFGVDRTLHPHLDRDTRPEFILQRIAKWVPPGRTIFIASNERTPGFFSPLSVRYKLAYSSNYSQMLDPLIENNYQLFMIERLIMRGAKTFIRTYKEDETDLSLTDDPKKNTKTWQIPVYTMDEEGS; this is encoded by the exons ATGGCATTCCACAGAACCCCAAAGACCAAACCAAAACTGAGATCCGCAATACTCTTGCTCGTTCTCGCCATTGCGCTCTTGTTCCTCCTTCCTTCCCTCATTTCCACTAATGGGTTGTCACTGCCTTCCTTTAGAGCCCTGGAAATCGTTCTCAAACCCAATAATTGGACCCCACGGAAAAGAATCCTCACGGGCCACGAGAAGTACTTGTACTGGGGTGACAGAATCGACTGCCCCGGAAAGCACTGCGACTCCTGTGAGGGTCTGGGCCACCAGGAGTCCAGCCTCAGGTGTGCCCTCGAGGAAGCCATGTTTCTCCAGAG AACGTTTGTCATGCCTTCTAGGATGTGTATCAACCCAATACATAATAAGAAAGGAATCCTGCATCACTCTGATAATGCAAGTTCAGAGGAAAG GTGGGCAGCCAGCTCATGTGCCATGGATTCTTTGTATGATATTGACCTCATATCTGATACTGTACCagtaattttagataattcagAACTATGGCATCAGGTCCTCAGTACGAGTATGAAGCTCGGAGCTAGGGGAATTGCCCATGTGGAAGGAGTTAGTCATGCTGATCTTAAAGAGAACAGTCATTACTCAAATCTCTTGCTCATAAACCGAACTGCAAGCCCTCTTTCATG GTTTATGGAGTGCAAGGATCGAAATAACCAAAGTGCTATAATGCTGCCGCATTCTTTTCTCCCTTCAATGGTGGCAGAGAAATTAAGAGATGCTGCCGACAAG ATAAAGGCACTCCTTGGTGATTATGATGCCATCCATGTTCGTCGTGGCGACAAGATAAAGACGAGGAAGGACAGATTTGGAGTTGATAGGACTCTGCATCCCCATCTGGATAGGGATACACGTCCTGAGTTTATCCTTCAAAGGATTGCAAAATGGGTTCCACCTGGAAGAACTATTTTTATTGCTTCAAATGAAAGGACACCTGGATTTTTTTCACCTCTCTCTGTAAG GTACAAATTGGCATATTCATCAAACTATAGCCAGATGTTGGATCCCTTGATTGAGAACAACTATCAGTTGTTCATGATCGAGAGGCTAATCATGCGGGGTGCGAAAACATTCATTAGAACATACAAGGAAGATGAAACAGATCTTAGCCTTACTGACGACCCAAAGAAGAACACTAAGACGTGGCAGATACCTGTTTATACCATGGATGAAGAGGGAAGCTGA